A section of the Bryobacteraceae bacterium genome encodes:
- a CDS encoding peptidase produces MRAAFRPLAVLVSVCALPAQPLDEGYTKKIREATTSPMFLTELVDHLPASPAVPTPEKFLGYIAGAENRLTYARDVHRYMRELARSSPRVRVLPIGQTEEGREMILVLVSSEENLKRLDRLKQITAHLADPRRTPDAEAEKLISEGVPFYWATGAIHSPETGSPEMLMELAYRLAVTESPFYENLRRNLVIMITPVIEVDGRERMVDLYRWRKANPGRTPPPLLYWGRYVAHDNNRDGIALALALSRNINRTFLEFHPQVVHDLHESVPFLYTSTGMGPYNAWLDPIEINEWQKMAWHEVEEMTKRGVPGVWTWGFYDGWGANYMMQVAHGHNAIGRFYETFGNGGADTRERTVPQAQTQRAWYRPNPPLPRVKWSQRNNVNLQQSALLIALDYTAKNREHFLRNFWLKSKRSVAKAVTEGPAAYVIHPSPRPNEAASLVAQLMTHGVEVHRLDEDAGAGNAKFPRGSYLVRMDQPYSRLADMFLDRQYYSPNDTQPYDDTGWTLGALRNVPVTRVTDVSILKAAATLLPAPPKPEGGIEGQGGVFLLAHNADRALATFRFRLRNVRFLAAEKPFEAAGKKFPAGSFILPAEGNPANLRELVEQAAREVGLTLQAVAEMPGTDSHPVAAPRIALVHTWTNTQNEGWFRLGLESTGVPYDYISVHTLRDTPNLRQKYDVIVLGHVNADSRRLLQGIPKRGEPIPWKASELTPNLGTSPDQTDDIRGGIELEGLANIRRFVEEGGLFVTIAGNSSLPIDFGLVDGVTIEPARELRARGSVLNAEVADPGSPVMYGYEGRLPVYFNTAPVFNVSLAGGLGRGPGGQAGGQQPASRPSGRGGLDDPDVVQGRPPAPPAPPVRPGEMSEEMMEAMRAYLPPPQERPRVLMRFAGEKELLVSGMLAGGRELAGRPALIDVPRGRGHYLLFAMNPMWRQQTQGSFMLLLNAAMHFEHLNAGRPAAPGRQQSASGEDDFAGDDVQ; encoded by the coding sequence ATGCGCGCAGCATTCCGTCCCCTGGCCGTGCTTGTTTCCGTTTGCGCCCTCCCGGCCCAGCCGCTCGACGAGGGTTACACGAAGAAGATCCGCGAGGCGACCACCAGTCCGATGTTCCTCACCGAGCTCGTTGACCACCTCCCGGCCTCGCCCGCCGTGCCCACGCCTGAAAAGTTCCTCGGCTACATCGCCGGCGCAGAAAACCGGCTCACCTACGCCAGGGACGTTCACCGGTACATGCGCGAGCTGGCCCGCAGTTCGCCGCGTGTCCGCGTCCTCCCGATCGGGCAGACGGAAGAAGGCCGCGAGATGATCCTCGTGCTCGTCTCCAGCGAAGAGAACCTGAAGCGGCTCGACCGCCTCAAGCAGATCACCGCGCATCTGGCCGATCCCCGCCGCACGCCGGACGCCGAGGCCGAAAAGCTCATCAGCGAGGGCGTGCCCTTTTACTGGGCCACCGGCGCCATCCACTCGCCGGAGACCGGATCGCCCGAAATGCTGATGGAGCTGGCCTACCGCCTGGCCGTCACCGAATCGCCGTTCTACGAAAACCTCAGGCGCAATCTCGTCATCATGATCACGCCGGTCATCGAAGTGGACGGGCGCGAGCGCATGGTCGACCTCTACCGGTGGCGCAAGGCAAACCCCGGCAGGACGCCGCCGCCCCTGCTGTACTGGGGCAGATACGTGGCCCACGACAACAACCGCGACGGCATCGCGCTGGCGCTCGCGCTGAGCCGCAACATCAACCGCACATTCCTCGAGTTTCATCCGCAGGTGGTGCATGACCTGCACGAATCCGTGCCGTTCCTCTACACCTCCACCGGCATGGGCCCCTACAACGCCTGGCTCGATCCGATCGAAATCAACGAGTGGCAGAAGATGGCCTGGCACGAGGTCGAGGAAATGACCAAACGGGGCGTGCCGGGCGTATGGACCTGGGGCTTTTACGACGGCTGGGGCGCCAATTACATGATGCAGGTCGCCCACGGCCACAACGCCATCGGAAGATTCTATGAAACATTCGGCAACGGCGGCGCCGACACGCGCGAGCGCACCGTGCCGCAGGCGCAGACGCAACGGGCCTGGTACCGGCCCAACCCGCCCCTGCCGCGGGTGAAATGGTCCCAGCGCAATAACGTCAACCTCCAGCAGAGCGCGCTGCTGATTGCGCTCGACTATACGGCAAAAAACCGCGAACATTTCCTGCGGAATTTCTGGCTGAAGAGCAAACGCAGCGTCGCCAAGGCCGTAACCGAGGGTCCTGCGGCATATGTGATTCACCCATCGCCCCGTCCCAACGAGGCCGCCAGCCTCGTCGCACAGCTCATGACGCACGGCGTCGAGGTTCATCGCCTGGACGAGGACGCGGGGGCCGGCAACGCGAAGTTTCCCCGCGGCTCATACCTCGTCCGCATGGACCAGCCCTACTCGCGGCTGGCGGACATGTTCCTGGACCGCCAGTACTACAGCCCGAACGACACCCAGCCCTATGACGACACCGGCTGGACGCTCGGCGCGCTGCGCAACGTGCCGGTAACGCGCGTCACCGACGTCTCGATTCTCAAGGCCGCCGCCACTCTTTTGCCGGCCCCGCCGAAGCCCGAGGGCGGCATCGAAGGCCAGGGCGGCGTCTTCCTGCTTGCTCACAACGCGGACCGCGCGCTCGCCACCTTCCGCTTCCGCCTGCGCAACGTGCGCTTCCTGGCCGCGGAAAAGCCGTTCGAAGCGGCCGGAAAGAAGTTCCCCGCCGGCAGTTTCATCCTTCCGGCCGAGGGCAATCCCGCCAACCTGCGCGAGCTGGTCGAACAGGCCGCGCGCGAGGTCGGGCTCACCCTACAGGCTGTGGCGGAGATGCCCGGGACGGACTCGCACCCGGTGGCCGCGCCTCGCATCGCGCTGGTCCACACCTGGACCAACACGCAGAACGAGGGCTGGTTCCGGCTCGGGCTCGAGTCGACGGGCGTCCCCTACGACTACATCTCGGTCCACACGCTGCGCGACACCCCGAACCTGCGCCAAAAATACGACGTCATCGTCCTCGGACACGTGAACGCCGATTCGCGCCGCCTTCTTCAGGGCATTCCAAAACGCGGCGAGCCCATCCCGTGGAAGGCGTCCGAACTGACGCCCAATCTCGGGACGTCGCCCGACCAGACCGACGACATCCGCGGCGGCATCGAGCTGGAGGGCCTCGCCAACATCCGCCGCTTTGTCGAGGAGGGCGGGCTGTTTGTGACCATCGCCGGCAACTCGTCCCTGCCCATCGACTTCGGCCTGGTGGACGGCGTCACCATCGAACCGGCGCGCGAACTGCGCGCCCGCGGCTCGGTTCTGAATGCCGAAGTGGCCGACCCGGGCAGCCCGGTGATGTACGGCTACGAGGGCCGGTTGCCGGTTTATTTCAACACCGCGCCGGTGTTCAACGTCAGTCTTGCTGGAGGGCTGGGCCGAGGCCCCGGAGGCCAGGCCGGCGGACAGCAGCCGGCTTCACGTCCTTCCGGCCGCGGCGGGCTGGATGATCCGGACGTGGTGCAGGGCCGACCGCCCGCACCCCCTGCGCCGCCCGTGCGTCCCGGCGAGATGAGCGAAGAGATGATGGAGGCCATGCGAGCCTATCTGCCGCCGCCGCAGGAGCGCCCGCGCGTGCTGATGCGCTTCGCCGGCGAGAAAGAACTGCTCGTGTCCGGCATGCTGGCCGGCGGTCGCGAGCTCGCCGGCCGGCCCGCGCTCATCGACGTGCCACGCGGCAGGGGCCACTATCTGCTTTTCGCCATGAACCCCATGTGGCGCCAGCAGACGCAGGGCAGCTTCATGCTGCTGCTGAACGCCGCCATGCACTTTGAACACCTGAACGCAGGCCGGCCGGCCGCCCCCGGCCGGCAGCAGTCCGCTTCAGGTGAGGACGATTTCGCCGGCGATGACGTGCAGTGA
- a CDS encoding alcohol dehydrogenase: MKAAWIEGGRVEIRQTPAPRRRRGEALIRVECTGICNTDLELLRGYYDFRGIPGHEFTGVVVEGSPRWQGRRVVGEVNLACGSCAWCGRSMRRHCPKRKVLGIRGHAGALAEFITLPEENLHAAPGGLGPRELVFCEPLAAACEILDQVKIPRGTRAAVLGDGKLGLLIAQVLQQAGARVSLIGRHGERRGWIERRGIRFHPADAAPRTRFPFVVEATGSAAGLEEALRLCEPRGTVILKSTVHGKAELDSAKVVVDELVLVGSRCGRFEPALRLLEQRQVDVGPMIDSEFPLDQVAQAFERAAAPGALKVLVWCAAPDAPAASSARSHARRS; the protein is encoded by the coding sequence GCGCTGATCCGGGTGGAATGCACGGGGATCTGCAACACCGACCTGGAGCTGCTGCGCGGCTATTATGACTTCCGCGGCATACCCGGCCACGAATTCACCGGCGTGGTGGTCGAGGGAAGTCCGCGATGGCAGGGGAGGCGCGTGGTGGGGGAGGTCAACCTTGCCTGCGGGAGCTGCGCCTGGTGCGGGCGCAGCATGCGCCGGCACTGCCCGAAACGCAAGGTGCTCGGAATTCGCGGTCACGCGGGCGCGCTGGCCGAATTCATCACGCTGCCGGAAGAAAACCTGCATGCCGCGCCCGGCGGTCTCGGTCCGCGCGAGCTCGTCTTCTGCGAGCCGCTGGCGGCAGCCTGCGAGATCCTGGATCAGGTGAAGATTCCGCGCGGGACGCGCGCGGCCGTGCTTGGCGACGGCAAGCTGGGGCTGCTGATTGCGCAGGTGCTCCAGCAGGCAGGGGCGCGCGTCAGTCTCATTGGCCGGCATGGCGAGCGCCGGGGCTGGATCGAGCGGCGCGGCATCCGATTCCATCCGGCGGATGCGGCGCCGCGCACGCGCTTCCCCTTCGTGGTGGAGGCCACGGGCAGCGCGGCCGGGCTGGAGGAGGCGCTGCGGCTTTGCGAGCCGCGCGGCACGGTGATCCTCAAGAGCACCGTGCACGGGAAAGCGGAGCTCGACAGCGCGAAGGTCGTGGTGGACGAGCTCGTCCTGGTCGGATCGCGGTGCGGACGGTTTGAGCCGGCGCTGCGACTGCTGGAGCAGCGGCAGGTGGACGTCGGGCCGATGATCGACTCGGAATTTCCGCTGGATCAGGTGGCGCAGGCGTTCGAGCGGGCCGCGGCGCCCGGGGCTCTCAAGGTGCTGGTGTGGTGTGCTGCGCCGGACGCGCCAGCCGCCAGTAGCGCTCGATCACACGCTCGACGTAGTTGA
- the thrC gene encoding threonine synthase yields the protein MLEEMTTLTHLECSLCGRRHEAGRPWNLCECGGPLLARYDLEAARRSWSREWLAGAPASMWRYAPVLPVSQPASMVSLGEGWTPMIRARRYGESIGAGEVWIKDEGLNPTASFKARGLACCISMCRELGVRKVAIGSAGNAAGAAAAYAAAAGIEAHIFMPRDVPEANYIECMSYGARVTLVDGLISDCGRRVTEGREREGWFEINTLKEPYRIEGKKTMGYEVAEQMQWRLPDAIFYPTGGGVGLIGMWKAFDEMEALGWIGPARPKMIVVQAAGCAPVVRAFEEGKERTEFWQNARTISSGLRVPKPLGDFLILKIVRASGGTCVAVEDREALEAGARLGRLEGIFPCPEGAACFAALEKLLASGFLRPEEKIVIFNTGSGLKYLEAYSRLYPRETGGAADRLGGLITPR from the coding sequence ATGCTTGAAGAGATGACCACCCTGACGCACCTCGAATGCAGCCTCTGTGGAAGACGGCACGAGGCAGGCCGGCCGTGGAACCTGTGCGAATGCGGGGGGCCGCTGCTGGCGCGCTACGATCTGGAGGCGGCGCGGCGGAGCTGGAGCCGGGAGTGGCTGGCCGGGGCGCCGGCGTCGATGTGGCGTTACGCGCCGGTGCTGCCGGTTTCGCAGCCGGCATCGATGGTGTCGCTCGGCGAGGGCTGGACGCCGATGATCCGCGCCCGGCGCTATGGGGAGTCGATCGGGGCCGGCGAGGTGTGGATCAAGGACGAAGGGCTGAACCCGACGGCGTCGTTCAAGGCGCGCGGGCTGGCCTGCTGCATCTCGATGTGCCGCGAACTGGGCGTGAGGAAGGTGGCCATCGGCAGCGCGGGCAACGCGGCGGGCGCGGCGGCAGCCTATGCCGCCGCGGCCGGAATTGAGGCCCACATTTTCATGCCGAGGGACGTGCCGGAGGCGAACTACATCGAGTGCATGAGCTACGGGGCGCGCGTTACCCTCGTCGACGGCCTGATCAGCGATTGCGGCCGCAGGGTGACGGAAGGTCGCGAGCGCGAGGGCTGGTTCGAGATCAACACGCTCAAGGAGCCATACCGCATCGAGGGCAAGAAGACGATGGGCTACGAAGTAGCCGAGCAGATGCAGTGGCGGCTGCCGGACGCCATCTTCTATCCGACCGGCGGCGGCGTGGGCCTGATCGGCATGTGGAAAGCCTTTGACGAAATGGAGGCGCTTGGCTGGATCGGCCCGGCGCGGCCAAAGATGATCGTGGTCCAGGCGGCGGGCTGCGCCCCGGTGGTCAGGGCGTTTGAGGAAGGGAAGGAGCGGACGGAATTCTGGCAGAATGCGCGTACCATTTCCTCCGGCCTGCGGGTGCCCAAGCCGTTGGGCGACTTTCTGATTCTGAAAATCGTCCGCGCAAGCGGAGGAACCTGTGTTGCGGTGGAGGACCGGGAAGCGCTGGAAGCGGGCGCGCGGCTGGGCCGCCTGGAGGGGATTTTCCCCTGTCCGGAAGGAGCGGCCTGTTTCGCTGCCCTGGAAAAACTGCTGGCCAGCGGTTTTCTCCGGCCGGAAGAGAAAATTGTGATTTTCAATACCGGTTCCGGGCTGAAATATCTTGAGGCGTATTCCCGGCTTTATCCGCGTGAAACAGGAGGCGCGGCCGACCGGCTGGGCGGCCTGATCACGCCGCGCTGA